The sequence below is a genomic window from Synergistaceae bacterium.
CAGCTTGCTTCATCAGGAGGCGCATTGAGTGCAAATATTCTCAATATAACGAGCTCTGATTTCACGAGCAACACCAGTACAGCAAAGGAGACGAACACTAACAAGGGCGGCGGTGCAGTCAGCGTTATAACTTCATCGGGCGGCAGCTTGATTCTTAATTCCGTAAGATTCACATCAAATACAGCAAATTACAACGGAGGCGCAATTTTTACGAATAATGCAGACGTTACAGCCGAAAATGTTTATCTCACAGCCAATAAGACAGCACAAACCAGCAACAACCACGGCGGAGCAATGAGTCTTGAAGGAAGCGGGACAAAATCTCTCACTCAAGTAACTTTTGCAGAAAATGAATCATATTCCGGCGGTGCTGTTTATGGTTATGGCGCATTAAATATTACAGAAAGTTATTTCCGCGATAATCACGCAGTTAGTGAAGGCGGAGCAATCTACTATAATCAAACGGGAGGAACTAATAATTTTTCTCTTGCGAGTTCAATGTTCAGCTCTAATGCAGCTACAGCAGGCAGAGGCGGAGCAATTTTTGTATACGCGGACTCCACGTCAATTGAAAGCTGCACGTTTGACCAAAACAGCGCGATCAACGGCACTAATGCAGAAGGCGGAGCAATTCGCATTAACGGCGGAACAATTACTAACTGCACATTCACTCGCAATCAGGCTTTAACAGGTTCAGTAAATTCACGCGGGGGAGCTTTGGCGGTCTATGGAACTGTAACAGTAAGTAGCTGCACATTTACTCTTGATAACACTGCAACGACCTACGGAGGCGGAATTTATATCGGTCAGGCTTCGACATTGAGAGTCAACGGCACAATTTTAGTAGGCAACGGCGCATCAATCGGAGCTGATGTTTATCGTGATGACGGAGCAACAAGAATCTCACTCGGTTATAACAGAATCGCAATTTACGGTGCGGGCGGAAATAATACTTCATGGGTTACGGATAACGGTGCGGACACTGATAGAGAAAGTTCGAGCTGGTTGACTTCGACATTTTTCGGATCTAATACTCTTTCTGTGAATGCTTATAACGGCAGTGATACAATACCGCCCTATATCGGCGCAAAAATCGCACCAGACGGCCAAGTCAGAATTTTAACTATGATGCTTGCTGAAGTTACTTCACTCGCAGAAGAAGACCGCGCAACAAATGTAATCCCGTATGAATTGCGTTATAATTATCCCCGCTATGATGAAAGAGGCGTAGACAGACGCGCAACAAATACAAAATTAGACATCGGCGCAACTTTCTTTGACGGCACTAACCCCAGCGATGGCGACGAGCTTTCAAGTTACACAGTCTCAAGTATCGTAATGAGCGGTATTCCTAACACGTTAAAATCTCCCGGACAAACTGCAAATTTAACAGCTCTTGTGCGTTACACAAATGGACGCTCGGCCTATGCAGGAAATAGAACAGGTGAAGAAAAAGTTACTTGGTCAAGCTCGAATCAAAATATTTTGCGCATTGACAATAACGGCGTAATAACAGCATGGCAGACCCCCGGCACAGCTTATATAACAGTAACGACTCAGAGAACAGGTTCAAACGGTTTGCCGGCTTCTGACATGAAAGCAGTAGTTGTTGACTATCAAGCATCAGAAATGAATTTATCTGAAGCCTTTATCAGAAATTTATACACTTATAATCAGAGTTTATACGAATATGATATGTCAGTGGCTGTAGCGTCTGCAAATTCTTCCGTTCTTGCAAATTCTTCGTTCAGATCAACATTTGCAAATACATGGGGGAGTCAGCCTTCATTAATTGCCAATCTGACCGAAAATGCAGCCTTCAGCACCGAGCCGCAATATAATTTAACTGTCTCGACCGCAGCAAATGAAACTTTCCATAAACCGGGCGTGAAATTTGCATATTCCGGAAGTAATGCGGGTGATTTAATGCCGGTTACTTACTCATGGTCATTTACGGGCGCAGAAGCAAAAGAAATTTTCGGCTATGATTTCGCGGACAAGACAATGAATGCAGCTCTTGCGTCAGAAATTTTCAGCAAGGTACAAATAGATTTTGCAAGTTCGAATCAAGCATGGCACGTTATGCCCTCGTCAAATGTTACTGCAAGTACGGCGCATTCTGCTGGTATTCTTGCGCTTTCTCAATCGGACAGCGGACAGGGGATTCGCATTGATTTAACTGTATATCTTGCAAATGTTGCGGGTAATGCAGGAATCGTGAATAATTTATTAATCGTCCCTGATGGCGTTAGAGATTCAAATTTAACCGGTACAATGTGGATGACTAAATATGTTCAAAGCAGCAATGTAACTCCTGAGAATCCGACTCCTACTCCTGATACAGGCAATAATAATACTACCAGCGGAGGCGGTGGCGGCGGCGGTTGTAACTCTTTAGGGCTTGGCCTCGTTGCAGCAGCTTTATTTATCATGAAACGTAAATAACGTGTGTTTTTCCTCCTTTTTTTGTTTGGCAGGTTCTCTCGTGTAAAAGCGGGGGAACTTGTTTTTTTCTCGACCGAGCTGACTCACAATAAATTATGACTTGCCATTATCGCCGGGAATATGCAAAGGGTAATCTTATGCACTGAATCTATTCCGCAAATGCAAAAGTGATTCTTTGAACGTGTATAATTAAGTTTGCTTAATAAATGATATACTATTCAGAAATTTTTTGAAGGAGTGATTACACTTGCAGAAAAAATTAAGTGTCGGCATTCTCGGAGCTACAGGAATGGTCGGACAGCGTTTCATTCAAATTCTACATAATCACGCGTGGTTTGATATAAAAGTTATTGCAGCCTCACCCAACAGCAAGGGAAAAACTTACGAGGAAGCAATGCAGGGCCGTTGGTTACTCGATGAGCCTATACCAGAAAACGTCAAAGCAAAAATTTTAGACGATGTCAACGACGTTAAAGGCATAAGCGAGCAGGTTGATTTTGTCTTCAGCGCAGTAAACATGACTAAGGATGAAATAAAATCTATCGA
It includes:
- a CDS encoding Ig-like domain-containing protein, giving the protein MKRIILLVLGLILLVSPVYAATYQVGGIDYGTLDEACTAAVDAEDSDPVFNFTSTYDPSGVISILTESIFEGTTEISLSDFTSVTFSGTFKSYSGARHFIVNNSSLTINFSGITFTGNSGGGVKVEAGTVTFSGVTFSGINAGSNSYDDSNGDTITDDTNGALHLAGGTVTFSGTNTFSDNTAVNGGAIYLASGVAPTFEGTATFTGNKATENGGAIYADSGSTLTFTSAPAMTGNSATNGGAVYVNGGTLNFNADATLGGTSANANSATNGGIFYIASGTINFNNAVTFAGSSNAGTTNGGALYLAGGTVNFASTSTFTSNKASGSGGAIYLAGGSVNFTGESIFGQTASTPNTANNGGALCITAGTANFAGSATFSYNSATNNGGAIFVSSDANMPNFETTVNFERNSAGSANGGAIFYGASDPFELTNVYKFSNNTAANDGGAIYSESANIDIADVNISTRNTATNGRGGFAASNYGTITVNNSSFSNQLASSGGALSANILNITSSDFTSNTSTAKETNTNKGGGAVSVITSSGGSLILNSVRFTSNTANYNGGAIFTNNADVTAENVYLTANKTAQTSNNHGGAMSLEGSGTKSLTQVTFAENESYSGGAVYGYGALNITESYFRDNHAVSEGGAIYYNQTGGTNNFSLASSMFSSNAATAGRGGAIFVYADSTSIESCTFDQNSAINGTNAEGGAIRINGGTITNCTFTRNQALTGSVNSRGGALAVYGTVTVSSCTFTLDNTATTYGGGIYIGQASTLRVNGTILVGNGASIGADVYRDDGATRISLGYNRIAIYGAGGNNTSWVTDNGADTDRESSSWLTSTFFGSNTLSVNAYNGSDTIPPYIGAKIAPDGQVRILTMMLAEVTSLAEEDRATNVIPYELRYNYPRYDERGVDRRATNTKLDIGATFFDGTNPSDGDELSSYTVSSIVMSGIPNTLKSPGQTANLTALVRYTNGRSAYAGNRTGEEKVTWSSSNQNILRIDNNGVITAWQTPGTAYITVTTQRTGSNGLPASDMKAVVVDYQASEMNLSEAFIRNLYTYNQSLYEYDMSVAVASANSSVLANSSFRSTFANTWGSQPSLIANLTENAAFSTEPQYNLTVSTAANETFHKPGVKFAYSGSNAGDLMPVTYSWSFTGAEAKEIFGYDFADKTMNAALASEIFSKVQIDFASSNQAWHVMPSSNVTASTAHSAGILALSQSDSGQGIRIDLTVYLANVAGNAGIVNNLLIVPDGVRDSNLTGTMWMTKYVQSSNVTPENPTPTPDTGNNNTTSGGGGGGGCNSLGLGLVAAALFIMKRK